From a region of the Actinomadura luzonensis genome:
- a CDS encoding amino acid ABC transporter permease: MSERVTSGRVPSERQRERERARRAHGRRSASIATVSTIVFLVLVLWAVASSPGWPRVRELFFSWDHFVAALPDVASGFLLNIQIFVVAEALVLVIGLLTALARGIRTPAFFPIRALATLYTDLFRGVPTILVIYLIGFGLPALRLQGIPTNLVTLGIIALTLSYGAYVAEVFRAGIDSIHPSQVAAARSLGLSHAKTMRYVVLPQATRRVVPPLLNDFVSLQKDSALVATIGPLEALRQAQIHVASTFNYTPYLAAALLFLLLTVPLARFTDHLAARARRRRGA, from the coding sequence ATGAGCGAGCGGGTCACGTCCGGACGGGTTCCCTCCGAGCGGCAGCGCGAGCGCGAGCGGGCCCGCCGCGCGCACGGCCGCCGCTCGGCCTCGATCGCGACGGTCTCGACGATCGTGTTCCTCGTCCTCGTGTTGTGGGCGGTGGCGAGCTCGCCGGGCTGGCCGCGGGTGCGGGAGCTGTTCTTCAGCTGGGACCACTTCGTCGCGGCGCTGCCCGACGTGGCGAGCGGCTTCCTGCTCAACATCCAGATCTTCGTCGTCGCCGAGGCTCTGGTGCTCGTCATCGGCCTGCTGACGGCGCTCGCCCGGGGCATCAGGACGCCGGCGTTCTTCCCGATCAGGGCGCTCGCCACGCTCTACACCGACCTGTTCCGCGGCGTGCCGACGATCCTGGTCATCTACCTGATCGGGTTCGGGCTGCCGGCGCTGCGGCTGCAGGGCATCCCCACGAACCTCGTGACGCTGGGGATCATCGCGCTGACGCTGTCGTACGGCGCGTACGTGGCCGAGGTGTTCCGCGCGGGCATCGACTCCATCCACCCGAGCCAGGTCGCGGCGGCGCGTTCGCTGGGGCTGAGCCACGCCAAGACGATGCGCTACGTGGTGCTGCCCCAGGCCACCCGCCGGGTGGTGCCGCCGCTGCTCAACGACTTCGTCTCGTTGCAGAAGGACAGCGCGCTGGTGGCCACGATCGGCCCGCTGGAGGCGCTCAGGCAGGCTCAGATCCACGTGGCGAGCACGTTCAACTACACGCCCTACCTGGCCGCCGCGCTGCTGTTCCTGCTGCTCACCGTGCCGCTGGCGCGGTTCACCGACCATCTGGCCGCGCGGGCCAGGAGGAGGCGCGGCGCATGA
- a CDS encoding APC family permease, whose product MSTILRRLPPSAATGLRTGARHSLAELYRPADLVVLGLGVMIGAGVFSVAGRQAATAAGPGVILSFMIAGIACLLACLCYAELSSTIPASGSAYTFTYVIFGEVWAWVIGWALILELQLAAAVVARAWGEIAVGALAHAGVRLPAPGLAADLLVLAILVLLTGVVALSARVGLRALWVMVAAKLLAIGAVIVVGLPHVDARNFGEFHVPPKTLSSAPATLLEVVVGESHAFGWFGIFSAASAIAFAYIGFDIVATAAEETVNAPRAVPKGMIRSLVVATVLYVAVALVMVGMVPYTKISVDAPLASAFRAAGVGWMAHVIDVGALLGLTTVILVLIVGQTRVLFSMARDGLIPRGLASVSRRYHTPSRVTLVIGGIAIVLAEFVPVLTLQELVVLGTLFAFAFVAAGVIVGRRRMPHLERGFRVPLSPLLPALSLVATLWLMVNLRVLTWLWFVLWMVFGLAVYLAYGRRHSLLARPAEPVAAARSGGRHRR is encoded by the coding sequence TTGTCCACGATTCTGCGACGATTACCGCCGTCCGCGGCCACCGGCCTGCGCACCGGCGCCCGGCACAGCCTGGCCGAGCTCTACCGCCCGGCCGACCTCGTCGTGCTCGGGCTCGGCGTGATGATCGGCGCCGGCGTCTTCTCCGTCGCCGGCCGCCAGGCCGCGACCGCGGCCGGGCCCGGCGTGATCCTCTCCTTCATGATCGCCGGCATCGCCTGCCTGCTGGCCTGCCTGTGCTACGCCGAGCTGTCGTCCACGATCCCGGCCTCCGGCAGCGCCTACACCTTCACCTACGTCATCTTCGGCGAGGTCTGGGCCTGGGTCATCGGCTGGGCCCTGATCCTGGAGCTGCAGCTCGCCGCGGCCGTCGTGGCCCGGGCGTGGGGCGAGATCGCGGTCGGCGCGCTGGCCCACGCCGGCGTGCGCCTGCCGGCGCCCGGCCTGGCCGCCGACCTGCTCGTGCTGGCGATCCTGGTGCTCCTGACCGGCGTGGTGGCGTTGAGCGCGCGGGTCGGGCTGCGGGCGTTGTGGGTCATGGTGGCGGCCAAGCTGCTGGCGATCGGCGCGGTCATCGTCGTCGGCCTGCCGCACGTCGACGCGCGCAACTTCGGCGAGTTCCACGTGCCGCCGAAGACGTTGTCCAGCGCCCCCGCGACCCTGCTGGAGGTCGTGGTGGGCGAGAGCCACGCGTTCGGCTGGTTCGGGATCTTCTCGGCGGCCTCGGCGATCGCCTTCGCCTACATCGGGTTCGACATCGTGGCGACGGCGGCCGAGGAGACCGTCAACGCGCCGCGCGCGGTGCCGAAGGGCATGATCCGCAGCCTGGTCGTGGCCACCGTGCTCTACGTCGCGGTGGCGCTGGTCATGGTGGGCATGGTGCCGTACACGAAGATCTCGGTGGACGCGCCGCTGGCCAGCGCGTTCCGGGCGGCGGGCGTGGGGTGGATGGCGCACGTCATCGACGTGGGCGCGCTGCTCGGGCTGACGACGGTCATCCTGGTGCTGATCGTGGGGCAGACGCGGGTGTTGTTCTCGATGGCCCGCGACGGGCTCATCCCGCGCGGGCTGGCCTCGGTCAGCCGCCGCTACCACACGCCGTCGCGGGTGACGCTGGTGATCGGCGGGATCGCGATCGTGCTGGCGGAGTTCGTGCCGGTGCTCACGTTGCAGGAGCTCGTGGTGCTGGGGACGTTGTTCGCGTTCGCGTTCGTGGCGGCCGGGGTGATCGTGGGACGGCGGCGCATGCCGCACCTGGAGCGCGGGTTCCGGGTGCCGCTGTCGCCGTTGCTGCCGGCGTTGTCGCTGGTGGCCACGCTCTGGCTCATGGTCAACCTGCGGGTGCTGACCTGGTTGTGGTTCGTCCTGTGGATGGTGTTCGGGCTCGCGGTCTACCTCGCCTACGGCCGCCGGCACAGCCTCCTGGCGCGCCCGGCCGAGCCGGTGGCCGCCGCGCGGAGCGGCGGCCGGCACCGCCGCTGA
- a CDS encoding amino acid ABC transporter ATP-binding protein yields the protein MSLLTIDGVWKTFQGHDVLKGIDLEVRPHEVVSLIGASGSGKSTLLRCVNLLETVDDGAILLDGEDITDPRVNVDDVRKRLGIVFQSFNLFPHMTVLDNITLAPRRVLKVGKERAEEQAHELLRRFGLENKARDYPDRLSGGQQQRVAIVRALAMQPRLMLLDEVTSALDPQLVVEVLAIIRELKDAGMTMILTTHEMSFCRDISDTVCFLDDGVLLEKGPPEQLFGAPEHARTKEFLRSVLHSGRF from the coding sequence ATGAGCCTGCTGACCATCGACGGGGTGTGGAAGACCTTCCAGGGCCACGACGTGCTGAAGGGCATCGACCTGGAGGTGCGCCCGCACGAGGTGGTGAGCCTCATCGGCGCCTCGGGCTCCGGCAAGTCCACGCTGCTGCGCTGCGTCAACCTGCTGGAGACGGTGGACGACGGCGCGATCCTGCTCGACGGCGAGGACATCACCGACCCCCGCGTGAACGTGGACGACGTGCGCAAGCGCCTCGGCATCGTCTTCCAGTCGTTCAACCTGTTCCCGCACATGACCGTGCTGGACAACATCACGCTCGCCCCCCGCCGCGTCCTCAAGGTGGGCAAGGAGCGGGCCGAGGAGCAGGCGCACGAGCTGCTGCGCCGCTTCGGGCTGGAGAACAAGGCCCGCGACTACCCCGACCGGCTCTCGGGCGGCCAGCAGCAGCGGGTGGCGATCGTCCGCGCGCTGGCCATGCAGCCCCGGCTGATGCTGCTGGACGAGGTGACCTCGGCGCTCGACCCGCAGCTCGTGGTGGAGGTGCTGGCGATCATCAGGGAGCTGAAGGACGCCGGCATGACGATGATCCTGACCACCCACGAGATGAGCTTCTGCCGGGACATCTCCGACACCGTGTGCTTCCTGGACGACGGCGTGCTGCTGGAGAAGGGGCCGCCGGAGCAGCTCTTCGGCGCGCCCGAGCACGCCAGGACCAAGGAGTTCCTGCGGAGCGTGCTGCACTCGGGCCGCTTCTGA
- the rplI gene encoding 50S ribosomal protein L9: MKLILTNEVSGLGAPGDVVEVKDGYGRNYLIPRGYAMLWTRGAEKQIATIRKARDAREIRDLGTAKEVAGQLGALRVRLSTRAGDSGRLFGSVTTGDVADAVKAAGGPQLDRRRIEIVNPIKSVGSHRVTVKLHPEVSASLDVEVVAG; the protein is encoded by the coding sequence ATGAAGCTCATCCTCACCAACGAGGTCTCCGGCCTCGGCGCCCCCGGCGACGTTGTCGAGGTCAAGGACGGCTACGGCCGTAACTACCTCATCCCCCGCGGCTACGCCATGCTGTGGACGCGCGGCGCCGAGAAGCAGATCGCCACGATCCGCAAGGCCCGCGACGCCCGCGAGATCCGCGACCTCGGCACCGCGAAGGAGGTCGCCGGCCAGCTCGGCGCCCTGCGCGTGCGCCTGAGCACCCGCGCCGGCGACTCCGGTCGCCTGTTCGGCTCGGTCACCACGGGCGACGTCGCCGACGCCGTCAAGGCCGCCGGCGGCCCGCAGCTCGACCGCCGCCGCATCGAGATCGTCAACCCGATCAAGAGCGTCGGCTCCCACCGCGTCACCGTGAAGCTGCACCCCGAGGTGTCGGCCTCCCTCGACGTGGAGGTCGTGGCGGGCTGA
- a CDS encoding replicative DNA helicase, producing MSIDEEVPAGPGFERTPPHNIEAEQSVLGGMLLSKDAIADVVEIIRADDFYRPAHQMVYEVITDLYGRGEPADAVTVFDELQKRGEMARVGGAAYLHTLTAVVPTAANAGYYAKIVREQAILRRLIEAGTRIVSYGYGGQNEEVDDLVDRAQAEIYKVTERRTSEDYAPLADIMPGALDELEAIGSRGGQMVGVPTGFADLDQLTNGLHPGQMIVVAARPAIGKSTLGLDFARSAAIKNGMTTVIFSLEMSRNEITMRLLSAEARVALHAMRSGMMSDDDWTRLARRMSEVAEAPLFIDDSPNMSMMEIRAKCRRLKQRNDLRFVVIDYLQLMSSPKKTESRQNEVSEISRAIKLLAKELEVPVIAISQLNRGPEQRTDKRPQVSDLRESGCLTADTRVLRADTGAEVSLGELLQSGARDIPVWSLDERLRLVPRTMTHVFPSGTKEVFLLRLRSGREIKATANHPFLTYEGWRPLGELAPGARLAVPRHVPAPRNLEEWPEAEVILLARLIGDVRGHERFVPDGVFALPKAQLALFLRHLWATGGSVWWDEKTERSQISYSATSRRLVDDVARLLLRFNVMTRVEVARKGHYRLHIHGSENQLRFLSEVGVHGERAEQAARCLPALRAAKAGASLATVPGEVWDDVRSVLTEQGTRFRGSTIRTREPGRARLGRVAAILDHAQMEMLATNDVFWDEVASVESLGEQPVYDATVLGTHNFVANGISVHNSIEQDADMVILLHREDAYERESPRAGEADLIVAKHRNGPTATVTVAFQGHYSRFVDMAQH from the coding sequence GTGAGCATTGACGAAGAGGTCCCGGCGGGCCCAGGTTTCGAGCGCACGCCGCCGCACAACATCGAGGCGGAGCAGTCCGTCCTCGGCGGCATGCTGCTGTCGAAGGACGCCATCGCCGACGTCGTCGAGATCATCCGCGCCGACGACTTCTACCGCCCGGCCCACCAGATGGTCTACGAGGTCATCACCGACCTCTACGGCCGCGGCGAGCCCGCCGACGCCGTCACCGTCTTCGACGAGCTGCAGAAACGCGGCGAGATGGCGCGGGTCGGCGGCGCCGCCTACCTCCACACGCTGACCGCCGTCGTCCCCACCGCCGCCAACGCCGGCTACTACGCCAAGATCGTCCGCGAGCAGGCCATCCTGCGCCGCCTCATCGAGGCCGGCACCCGCATCGTCTCCTACGGCTACGGCGGCCAGAACGAGGAGGTCGACGACCTCGTCGACCGCGCCCAGGCCGAGATCTACAAGGTCACCGAGCGCCGCACGTCCGAGGACTACGCGCCGCTGGCCGACATCATGCCCGGCGCCCTCGACGAGCTGGAGGCGATCGGCAGCCGCGGCGGCCAGATGGTCGGCGTCCCCACCGGCTTCGCCGACCTCGACCAGCTCACCAACGGCCTGCACCCGGGCCAGATGATCGTCGTCGCGGCCCGCCCCGCGATCGGCAAGAGCACCCTCGGCCTCGACTTCGCCCGTTCCGCGGCGATCAAGAACGGCATGACCACCGTCATCTTCTCCCTGGAGATGTCGCGCAACGAGATCACCATGCGTCTGCTGTCCGCCGAGGCGCGGGTCGCGCTGCACGCCATGCGCTCCGGCATGATGAGCGACGACGACTGGACCCGCCTCGCCCGGCGCATGAGCGAGGTCGCCGAGGCCCCGCTGTTCATCGACGACTCGCCCAACATGTCGATGATGGAGATCCGCGCCAAGTGCCGCCGCCTGAAGCAGCGCAACGACCTCAGGTTCGTGGTCATCGACTACCTCCAGCTGATGAGCTCGCCGAAGAAGACCGAGAGCCGCCAGAACGAGGTGTCGGAGATCTCCCGTGCCATCAAGCTGCTCGCCAAGGAGCTGGAGGTGCCGGTCATCGCGATCTCCCAGCTCAACCGAGGCCCCGAGCAGCGCACCGACAAGCGCCCCCAGGTCAGCGACCTGCGCGAGTCGGGCTGCCTCACCGCCGACACCCGCGTGCTGCGGGCCGACACGGGGGCGGAGGTGTCGCTGGGCGAGCTGCTGCAGTCCGGCGCGCGCGACATCCCGGTGTGGTCGCTGGACGAGCGGCTGCGGCTCGTCCCGCGCACGATGACGCACGTGTTCCCCAGCGGCACGAAGGAGGTCTTCCTGCTGCGGCTCAGGTCCGGCAGGGAGATCAAGGCGACGGCCAACCACCCCTTCCTGACCTACGAGGGCTGGCGTCCCCTGGGGGAGCTCGCCCCCGGCGCGCGCCTCGCCGTCCCCCGTCACGTCCCCGCTCCGCGCAATCTCGAGGAGTGGCCGGAGGCGGAGGTGATCCTGCTGGCGCGCCTGATCGGAGACGTCCGCGGCCACGAGCGGTTCGTCCCGGACGGGGTGTTCGCCCTGCCGAAGGCGCAGCTGGCCCTGTTCCTCCGGCACCTGTGGGCGACCGGCGGAAGCGTGTGGTGGGACGAGAAGACCGAGCGGTCGCAGATCTCCTACTCCGCCACGAGCCGCCGGCTGGTCGACGACGTGGCGCGGCTGCTGCTTCGGTTCAACGTGATGACGCGCGTCGAGGTGGCGCGGAAGGGTCACTACCGCCTCCACATCCACGGGTCGGAGAATCAGCTCCGGTTCCTGAGCGAGGTGGGGGTGCACGGCGAACGGGCCGAGCAGGCCGCGCGCTGCCTGCCGGCGCTCCGGGCCGCCAAGGCCGGCGCCAGTCTCGCCACGGTCCCGGGTGAGGTCTGGGACGACGTCCGCAGCGTGTTGACGGAGCAGGGCACCCGGTTCCGCGGGAGCACGATCCGGACGCGCGAGCCCGGCCGGGCACGGCTGGGGCGGGTGGCGGCCATCCTGGACCACGCCCAGATGGAGATGCTGGCCACGAACGACGTGTTCTGGGACGAGGTCGCCTCCGTCGAGAGCCTCGGCGAACAGCCGGTCTACGACGCCACCGTCCTCGGCACCCACAACTTCGTGGCCAACGGGATCAGCGTCCACAACTCCATCGAGCAGGACGCCGACATGGTCATCCTGCTGCACCGCGAGGACGCCTACGAGCGGGAGTCGCCGCGGGCGGGCGAGGCCGACCTGATCGTGGCCAAGCACCGTAACGGCCCCACGGCGACGGTGACCGTGGCCTTCCAGGGTCACTACAGCCGGTTCGTGGACATGGCCCAGCACTGA
- the rpsR gene encoding 30S ribosomal protein S18, giving the protein MAKPALRKPKKKVCLFCHDKISYVDYKDTALLRKFISDRGKIRARRVTGNCTQHQRDVATAIKNAREVALLPYTSTAR; this is encoded by the coding sequence AAGCCGGCACTGCGCAAGCCCAAGAAGAAGGTTTGCCTGTTCTGCCACGACAAGATCTCCTATGTCGACTACAAGGACACGGCCCTGCTGCGGAAGTTCATCTCCGACCGTGGCAAGATCCGTGCGCGCCGGGTGACGGGCAACTGCACCCAGCACCAGCGCGACGTCGCGACCGCGATCAAGAACGCCCGTGAGGTGGCTCTGCTGCCCTACACGAGCACCGCGCGCTAA
- a CDS encoding MATE family efflux transporter, whose amino-acid sequence MPITSRDREILRLAVPAFGALVAEPLFLLADYAIVGHGLGTTAVGALGVAGTVLATLVNLCVFLAYGTTAAVARQTGAGRPGQAMRSGVDGVWLALGIGAALIALFWPLAPALVELFGAEPGQAAQAVTYLRISLLGAPGMLVVLAGTGVLRGLQDTVTPLAVAVGSFALNAALNAWFVLGLGWGIAGSAWGTVLAQTLGAAVYLAVVARGALRLGTSLVPRPKGVRQAGTAGLALLVRTVCLRIVLVVATMIATRMGQAELAAYAIATQVWTLLAFALDAIAIAGQAITGRSLGAGDVAATRDATRRMMRWGLWSGVVLGLLVLAARPVLPGLFDADPRVTALLLALLWPVALFQPVCGVVFVLDGVLIGAGDQRYLAWAGVWTTLAYLPAAFLASGLGVVALWCALGVWMIARLVTLTRRAAGTAWLVTGA is encoded by the coding sequence ATGCCCATTACGTCCAGAGATAGGGAGATCCTGCGGCTCGCGGTCCCCGCGTTCGGCGCGCTGGTGGCCGAGCCGCTCTTCCTGCTCGCCGACTACGCCATCGTCGGCCACGGCCTCGGCACCACGGCGGTCGGCGCGCTGGGCGTGGCGGGCACGGTCCTCGCGACCCTGGTGAACCTGTGCGTCTTCCTCGCGTACGGCACCACGGCGGCGGTGGCCAGGCAGACCGGGGCGGGCCGGCCCGGCCAGGCCATGCGCAGCGGCGTGGACGGCGTCTGGCTCGCCCTCGGCATCGGCGCGGCGCTGATCGCGCTGTTCTGGCCGCTCGCCCCGGCGCTGGTGGAGCTGTTCGGGGCGGAGCCTGGCCAGGCCGCGCAGGCGGTGACGTACCTGCGGATCAGCCTGCTGGGCGCGCCCGGGATGCTGGTCGTGCTGGCCGGCACCGGCGTGCTGCGGGGGCTCCAGGACACCGTGACGCCGCTGGCCGTGGCCGTCGGCTCGTTCGCGCTCAACGCCGCGCTGAACGCCTGGTTCGTGCTGGGCCTCGGCTGGGGCATCGCCGGGTCGGCGTGGGGCACGGTGCTCGCCCAGACGCTCGGCGCGGCCGTCTACCTGGCCGTGGTGGCGCGGGGCGCGCTGCGGCTCGGCACGTCGCTCGTCCCCCGTCCGAAGGGCGTCAGGCAGGCCGGCACGGCCGGGCTCGCGCTGCTCGTCCGCACGGTGTGCCTGCGGATCGTGCTGGTCGTGGCCACGATGATCGCCACCAGGATGGGCCAGGCCGAGCTGGCCGCGTACGCCATCGCCACCCAGGTGTGGACGCTGCTCGCCTTCGCCCTGGACGCCATCGCCATCGCCGGCCAGGCCATCACCGGCCGCTCGCTCGGCGCCGGCGACGTCGCGGCCACCAGGGACGCGACCAGGCGCATGATGCGGTGGGGCCTCTGGTCGGGCGTGGTGCTCGGCCTGCTGGTGCTGGCCGCCCGGCCGGTGCTGCCCGGGCTGTTCGACGCCGACCCGCGGGTCACCGCGCTGCTGCTGGCCCTGCTGTGGCCGGTGGCGCTGTTCCAGCCGGTGTGCGGGGTGGTGTTCGTGCTGGACGGCGTGCTCATCGGCGCGGGCGACCAGCGCTACCTGGCGTGGGCCGGGGTGTGGACGACGCTGGCGTACCTGCCGGCCGCCTTCCTCGCCTCCGGGCTGGGCGTCGTCGCCCTGTGGTGCGCGCTGGGCGTGTGGATGATCGCCCGGCTGGTCACCCTCACCCGCCGCGCGGCCGGAACTGCCTGGCTGGTAACCGGGGCGTAA
- a CDS encoding ABC transporter substrate-binding protein, which translates to MARPLMLLALAVALVGCAPVDEPASTASAAPSSATACTKEQLTLVNAGKLTIGTDKPAYEPWFKDDDPSNGQGFESAVAFAVAGELGFDRSEVQWATVKFDSAFAPGKKTFDFDVNQVSITEKRAQAVDFSKGYYTVKQAVVAIKDGKYAAARSLAELKDAKIGVQVGTTSFEAVKSVIKPSADPNVYNEQIDAVNALKNKQVDALVVDLPTAFYVTAAQIEDAKIVGQFSSTGGAPEEFGLVMEKGSPLKPCVDKAVDALRSKGELAKIEEQWLGSAVGAPELS; encoded by the coding sequence ATGGCCCGTCCCCTCATGCTGCTCGCGCTGGCCGTGGCGCTCGTCGGCTGCGCGCCCGTGGACGAACCGGCGAGCACCGCCTCGGCCGCTCCCTCGTCCGCCACGGCCTGCACCAAGGAGCAGCTCACCCTGGTCAACGCCGGGAAGCTGACCATCGGCACCGACAAGCCCGCCTACGAGCCGTGGTTCAAGGACGACGACCCGAGCAACGGCCAGGGCTTCGAGAGCGCGGTCGCCTTCGCCGTGGCCGGCGAGCTGGGCTTCGACCGCAGCGAGGTGCAGTGGGCCACGGTCAAGTTCGACTCGGCGTTCGCGCCGGGGAAGAAGACCTTCGACTTCGACGTCAACCAGGTCTCGATCACCGAGAAGCGCGCCCAGGCCGTCGACTTCAGCAAGGGCTACTACACGGTGAAGCAGGCCGTGGTGGCGATCAAGGACGGCAAGTACGCCGCGGCCAGGAGCCTGGCCGAGCTCAAGGACGCCAAGATCGGCGTGCAGGTCGGCACCACGTCCTTCGAGGCGGTCAAGAGCGTGATCAAGCCGTCCGCCGACCCCAACGTCTACAACGAGCAGATCGACGCCGTGAACGCCCTGAAGAACAAGCAGGTGGACGCCCTCGTGGTGGACCTGCCGACGGCGTTCTACGTGACGGCCGCGCAGATCGAGGACGCCAAGATCGTGGGCCAGTTCAGCTCGACCGGCGGCGCGCCGGAGGAGTTCGGGCTGGTCATGGAGAAGGGCAGCCCGCTCAAGCCGTGCGTGGACAAGGCCGTGGACGCGCTCAGGTCCAAGGGCGAGCTGGCCAAGATCGAGGAGCAGTGGCTGGGCTCCGCGGTGGGCGCGCCTGAGCTCTCATGA